The Rickettsia felis URRWXCal2 genome contains the following window.
TTATTTAACATATCGGAGATTTCGGTATGCCCCAATAATTTGCTCCAATATAGTGGAGTATTTCCGGCCTTATCGGTAATATTTACTGTTTGATAGTAATCAAGATATTTATCAAACATCTGAATTTTTCCTTGTTGAGCTGCTAAATGTAAGCAAGTCTCACCATTACTATTTCTTAAATTAAGAGCTTTTTCTTTAACTTTTTCTATTAACAGTGCAGTTACATCTACGTTTATATCTCCTGTACGTTCTAGTATAATACTTAGAGCAGTATTACCGTTTTTATCCACTTGATTAGGATCGGCTCCATTATTTAGTAACGTATTAACAATATTCACACCTCTTGGTAATGCTGATAAAATAATGGGGTTTTCATGCCGGTCCAATACATTTGGATTAGCTCCTTTTTTTAATAAGCTATTAATGATACCTAACTCTCTGCTTCTTATAGCCTCTAAAATTATAGGGTCTTTAATTTTATCAATTGCATTCGGATCAGCACCGTAATCTAATAAAACCTTAACAATATCTAAATTTTCATTGTTTATAGCAGAACGAATACAAAGCTTACCATATTCATCTAATGTATTAGGATTTACCCCTGCTTGTAATAGTTTCTGAACCTCTTTTAGATTATCCTCCTGAATTGCCTCAATCAATAATTCTTTCTGATAATTCATAATTCCCTTTCCAATATCTTAATAAAAATATACTAATTTAAGGATATAATTAAC
Protein-coding sequences here:
- a CDS encoding Ankyrin repeat (Partial match with predicted glutamine amidotransferases, COG2071): MNYQKELLIEAIQEDNLKEVQKLLQAGVNPNTLDEYGKLCIRSAINNENLDIVKVLLDYGADPNAIDKIKDPIILEAIRSRELGIINSLLKKGANPNVLDRHENPIILSALPRGVNIVNTLLNNGADPNQVDKNGNTALSIILERTGDINVDVTALLIEKVKEKALNLRNSNGETCLHLAAQQGKIQMFDKYLDYYQTVNITDKAGNTPLYWSKLLGHTEISDMLNKRAEELNETAYTKITKTERFEDLPPRPKIALSYNLEIGGRYANEEKTKLIYQGGDVEYIDFRAIVPESANTEKKINEEVINEAKQKAKELLAGKDALVIPGNNREVDKEVAKHFGGEVNIKTGQPDFARSLAEMVMAEVAIEKGMPIMGICGGHQIINTYLKVPILKEK